From Sebaldella sp. S0638:
ACTTCCTATAAGAACAAGAGTATTTTTTATCTCTTTTTGTGTTTTCAAAAGTTTTATTTTTACTGTTTCCCCTTTTTCATATCCTTCATAATTCTGCGGTATTTCCAAAACACCGTCACAATTCACAAGGGACATAGTAGTACCTGCACCTCTCTGCAAAGGAGTGGCAATATATTTGTCATCTACAAGACCTATTTTTACCCTTATAAACTCAAGATATTTCAGCGATGACATTACCCTTCTGGATAACACCGCTTCTATTTCCTCTTTTTCATCAAAAAAGTTTATATATTTTGATATTACAGGTTTTACTATATTCTCCATTACAAAGTATGCTGACACAGGATAGCCCGGTACTCCTATTACAGGTTTTCCTGATATTTCACCCAATATTGCAGGCTTTCCGGGTTTTATTGCTATACCGTGAATATGCACTTCTCCCAATGCACTTACTGCATCATAGGTGTAGTCTTCTCTTCCTGCTGAAGAACCTGCATTGATTATTACCACATCACATTCACGGGAAGCTTTTTCCAATACAGCGATAATATCTTCTTTTTTATCTTTTGTAATGCCGTAAACCTTGGAATCCATTCCCCATTCATTTATTTGAGCCGCAAACATTTTACTGTTAAACTCTATAATATCACCGATTTTCAGATTATCATTCACTTCCACTATCTCGTCTCCTGTGGGAATAATTCCGACAAGAGGCTTTTTATAAACATTTATCTTGGAAACTCCGCCGGCAATCATAGCTCCTATATCTACAGGTCTTATTTTATGGTTTTTTCCGATAATCAGCGTAGATTCCACTATATCCTCGCCGAGCGACCTTATGTTCTCCCATGTAGAGACACTTTTATATATTCTTACAGAAGTTTCGCTTTCTTTTATTACATCTTCTATCATTATCACTGCATCAAAATTTTCAGGTATCGGATCTCCTGTATCTACTTCCGCATAATCTGTTCCTTTTTCCAGAATCACATAATTCTTTTCATTTGCTCCATGTGTCTTAACTGCTTTTACAGCGATACCGTCCATTGCGGAACAATTATAAAAAGGATTAGATATTTTGGCATAAACACCCTCGGAGCTGATTCTTCCAAGGCTGTCTTTAGTCCCGATCTCCTCTGTGCTTTCTTTTATATTTAATAATTTTGTGTATGTATCCAGTGCTTCGTTTATATCATAATTGGTAAGATACGTTTTATCCTTCATAAACACTCCTATAATTCATAAACTTTTATTTTTTCCCCGCTGCTGACACCCTCTTTATCTTTTTCTATAATTATAAATCCGTCAGCTTTGGCAAGTACAGCTACCGAAGAAGATTTCACCCTCAAAGGCAGTGCATATGTTTCACTGTCACGTTCTTCCAGTTTTACAGGAAGAAACTCGCTTCTTCCCATTGCTTTATGATAATTGGTATCAAACAACGCAGTTATAAATTTATCTTTTTCAGAAAATCTGTTTATATATTTTTCTATTAATGTTCTAAAAATTACCAGCACTGCAAACGGGTTTCCCGGAAGACCGAATATCATCTTATCTCCGCTTTTGGCTATAATAGTGGGTTTCCCCGGTTTTATTGCTATACCGTGTATCAGCACTTCTGACCCTTCTATACTTTCTATTGCGCTGATTGTATGGTCTCTTTCACCTACAGAGCTGCCTCCTGATATCAGTACTATATCACACTTGGAAAGTGCTTCATTCAGAGTACTTTTTATTTCTTCTTCATCATCTTTTATTATTCCAAAATTATACGGAACAGCTCCTGCTCTTTCTGTCATTCCGCAGAGTGACAGAGAATTACTATTTCTTACCTGTCCGGGTAAGGGCATTTCATAATATTCTATTATTTCGTCTCCTGTGGAAATTATTCCCACTTTGAGCTTTTTATGTACTTTTATATTTTTTATTCCCAAAGCTGCCAAAAGTCCCATATCATATGCCTTTATTTTACGAAATGCTTCTAATACTAATTCTCCCTTCTCTATATCTTCACCAATTGAATTTACATTTTCAAGAGGGCTTACAGTTTTTCCCATAAGAATGTCATTTTCTGATAATTTTTCCGTATATTCCACCATAACTACAGAATCTGCACCTTTCGGCATCATTCCCCCTGTTGGTATATACGAGCTTTCACCTATTTTTATTTCCTTTTCGGGAATACTGTTCATCTTTATTTTTTCTGCTACTTTTGTAATAATAGGCATCATTTCGGAAGCACCGTTTACTGATTTATGATTAATTGCATACCCGTCTACCGTAGATCTGTCAAAATGAGGAATATTAATATCCGACATTATATTTTCAAATAAAATTCGTCCCAAAGATTCCTCTATAGGTATTTCATCATAAATATTTTCCTGTTTCTGCTCTTCCAAAACCTTTATTACTTCTTCTAAATCTGCTATTTTGAATAATTTCATCTTATCTCCCGCGCAATAAACTTTTTTTTAGTTATTTTACATAATTATCAATCTATTATAAGTTTACCACTATTTTTCAAAAAATCAACTTTCTTTATTATTTAAAAGTACTCCCCGGAATGTAATTAAACAAACTTAGGGGAGTATCGTAAATAAAATTTATTTAAATGTGCCCTACTGCTTCTATCTCTATAAGAGCATTTTTAGGCAGTGTTGCTACTTCAAAAGCTGATCTTGCAGGATACTCAGTTCCTTCAAAGAATTCATTATATACTTCATTCATTGCTGCAAAATCATTAATATCATTTAACAGGATTAACACCTTTACTATTTTACCAACAGAACTTCCTCCTGCTTCCAAAACAGCTTTTACGTTTTCAAGACTTTGTCTTGTAGCTTTCTTTATATCATCACTTACAAGTTCTCCTGTTTTTGGATCAATAGGGAGCTGACCCGAAGTATAAACTACGTCCCCTAATCTAATTCCCTGTGCATATGGACCAATTGCCGCAGGAGCATTTGGCGTACTTATCACTATTTTTTCCATTATTTCCTCCTAATTTTGTAATCAATTTTGATTTTTATTTTATTTAATTATTTAGCTTAACATAAACTCTTTCTAAAATCAACTTTCTGACAGAAAATATAACAGTTTCTGTACATATATCTTTCTTTCAATTGTCTGAATACAATAAGAAAATACTATGAATACTTCTGTATGCTAAAGTTTGATTTTATGACGGTTTAATATACTCATCAGCTTTTAACCGGTACCGCAGCAGATAATTCTCTGTATCTGCTGCTTCCGGCTTCTGATTATTCCTCTATTTTTTTCTTATTATAAGGAGTTTCACCTAAAGGAAGTTTTGTTCTGAATTTTTTATCAAACATGTAGTATGCATCCTGTACTGCCGGTGCTGTAGGTATACTTGCTATTTCTCCCACACCTTTTGCACCGTATGCCATAGGATTATGTGCATCCTTTTTTACTATAACGGCTTTTATTTCCGGTACCTGTGTAGCTCTGAACAGCCCAAGTGTACCGTATTTTACCTTTGGTATAGAATCAACAAGGGGATAATCCTCTGTTAAGGCATATCCAAGCGACATTACCACGCCGCCTTCTATTTGTCCTTCTACATTTATAGGATTTATAGCAGTTCCCACATCATGTGCGGCAACTACCTTTTTAAGCATTCCGTTATCATCAAGGATTACTATCTGTGTAGCATAACCATATCCTACGTGACTCACAGGATTAGGAACATCTGTTCCCATAGGATCTGTTTTAGCCAGATATTCAGCATAAAATTCCTGACCTTCAAGATCTGCAAGTGTTTTTCCATTATCCAGCTCGTCTTTTACCATTTGTGTTACTTTTCTTACAGCTTCTCCTGTAACAAGTGTCTGTCTCGAAGCTGTTGTTGTTCCTGAATTTGGTGTTCTGGCTGTATCCGGAGCCTCCATTACGATTAATTCCGGAGCGATATCAAGTGTCTGAGCAGCTATCTGCAGCATAACAGTGGCAAGCCCCTGTCCTATACATGCAGCTGCTGTTCTTACATGAACTTTCCCGTTTTCTACAGAAGCTTTACATCTTCCGGTATCGGGAATTCCCACACCAAGTCCGCTGTTCTTGATTCCGCACCCTATTCCTACATATTTTGCATTATCATATTCTTCTTTTACAGCTTCCAGAGTTTCCACAAAAGCTGTACTGTCATCGGCAATCTGACCATTCGGAAGTATATCTCCCGGTTTGATTGCATTTCTGTATCTCATTTCCCAATGAGATATTCCTACCATATCTGCGAGTTTATTCAGGCAGGCTTCCATGGCAAATAATGACTGTGTTACCCCGAATCCTCTGTACGCCCCTGCCGGAGGATTATTCGTATAATACGCACTTCCCTGAATACTTACATCCTGAAAGTTATACGGTCCGGCAGCATGTGTACATGCTCTTTGCAGTACCGGTCCGCCTAATGAAGCATAAGCTCCTGTATCTGATATTATAGTGGCTATTAAGCCCTGTACTATACCGTTTTCATCACAGCCTACAGTGAAGTCCATTTCCATCGGGTGACGCTTTGTATGGTACAGTATACTTTCCTGTCTTGAAAACTTTACTTTTACCGGTCTTTTCAGCATGTATGCTGCCAAAGCTGCATGGTGCTGAACTGACATATCCTCTTTACCTCCGAAACCTCCGCCGACAAGCTTACTCTGTATTCTTATACGGTCTGGTTCTATACCGAGCATCTGAGCTATTTCTCTCTGCTCATCATAGATATTCTGAGACGCTGTATACATCAAAAGCTTATCTTCACCGTCAGGCATGGCTATTGCGCACTCAGGCTCCATAAATGCATGGTCTGTAAAAGGAACTGAAAAGTGATCTGTTACTACATATTTTGAATTTTTTATCTTTTCTTCAGGTGCTCCTCTGTATAAATCCTGATGGAATAAAAGGTTGCCTTTTTCGTGTATCTTAGGCGCTCCTTCTTTCATTGCCTCAATAGGATTTCTAACAGGTTCCAGCTTTTCATATTCTACTGTTACCAGCTTTTTAGCTTCTTCCAGAATCTCTTCCGATTCAGCTACTACCAATGCCAGAGCATCTCCTACATATCTTGTTTCCTCACCTTCACCTATAAGTGCAGGCCAGTCTTTTACAAGGTGTCCGAGATTCTGAAGCTCAGGCAGATTCTGTTTAGTGAATACACCCGCTACTCCGGGATATTCTTTTGCTTTTTGTATATCTATTTTTTTCACAAGAATTCTTGGAAACTCAGGTCTTACACATGAACCGTGAAGCATTCCCTCCATATGAATATCATCCACATATACACCTGTTCCAAGTGTCTTTTCCACTGCATCCACTCTTTCAAGGTTTTCACCAACGAGTCCTTTGCAGTGTACTTTTGGTACTTCTTTATTTTCTCTGAATATTTCAGCTGCAAGATTTACCGCATCAAAAATTTTGATATATCCGGTACATCTGCATATATTACCTCTAAGAGCTGTTTTTATTTCATCCAGAGTGGGACTTGTGTTCTTATCCAGTAAAACTTTACTGCTTATTACCATTCCCGGTATACAGAAGCCGCACTGTACGGCTCCTGTCTTACTGAATACATAAGCGTAAACTTCTCTTTCTCTTTCACTTAATCCCTCTATAGTTATAATACTTTTTCCGTTTATTCTTTCAGTAGTAAGCACACATGCTCTCATTGCTTTCCCGTCCAGTATTACTGTACAGGTACCGCATGCACCCTCGCTGCATCCATTTTTAGTTCCTGTTAACTCTAAGTCATCCCTTAGGTAATCCAATAAATTTTTCTTATTATCAGTACCATATTCTTTTCCATTAATGTTAAATGTATAAGTCATTTTTTCCTCCATCTTACCAATTATTAAGATATTATAAAACGACTATCTCTAGTATACATTGCAGTAGAGTGTTGATAATGTATTTATAAACCATTATTCCTGATGTATTGACATTAATTGGTATTCGTTATTTCGAATATCATTCAGACAAAACACCTTTTCCCCATCAAAATCATTAATTCCCAAAACACAAGTAAGACAGGGTATCAGGGTACCATTTTTTTACGGTTAAATTACTATATACGATTCCATAATTTCTGTGCAAGTTCCACACTTTTTGCAGCTATTCTTTCTTCATCAATATCTACAAGTCTTCTTTCGTCCATAACCACACGTCCGTTTATTATTGTAGTATCTACATTACGTCCCGTTACGCCAAACAGAATATGTCCGTTTAAATTAGTTTCATTCAGAGGTGTAGGTCCTTTGTAATCTACTATAATAACATCAGCGTAAGCTCCCTCTTTTAGTATCCCGGTTGTTCCTTCAAGGAATCTGTTTACTATTTTTTTGTTATTGTCAAATAGCATTTGAGGCGGTTCTACCCATCCTACGCTTGGAAGTTTATTTTCATGTTTATGAATAATATTTGCTACTTTATATGATTCAGTCATATCAGCAGTATATCCGTCAGTTCCCAGTCCTACTAATACTCCTCTTTTCATCATTTCTAAGATTGGAGCTATTCCTACTGCATTTCCCATATTTGATTCAGGGTTATGAACTACAGCTACATTACTTTCTTTTAACATATCTATTTCATCACTGCTCAGATGGATACAGTGTACTGCTATACTCTTTTCGTTCAGCACTCCTCTTTTATACCATCTTTCGATTACTCTCTGGTTATACTTCGCAAGAGAGTCAGCTACATCTTCTATACCCTCGGCACAATGCACATGGAATCCTGCATTAACAGCAGCAGCGGCAGCAAGACTTTCATCAAGAGTTTTATCTGATATTGTCATAGAAGCATGGAATCCAAAAAGTCCTTTCAGCATATCATCTTTTTGCTCGTTAGTATATTTAACAAAATCTGCATTCTCTTTAATTCCTGCTCTTGCTATAGCTTCCCCGTCTCTGTCAGAGATTTCATAACACAGGTTACTTCTGATCCCGAATTCACGTGCAGCATCAGCTATTTTGAAAAGGCTTCCTTCTACTGCATATGCACTGGCATGGTGATCTACTACAGTAGTAACACCGCTTTTTATCTGCTCGATCATAGGCATAGCCGCACTGTAATATACATCTTCCAGACTCAGAGTTCTGTCAAGTCTCCACCACAGTCCTTTTAATACATCACTGAACATAGTTGCCGGAGGATTATCCAAGAACATACCTCTTGCAAATGTGCTGTAATAATGCATATGAGGATTTATAAATCCGGGCATTACCAGACGTCCTTTTGCATCTTTATACTCAGCATCAGGATACTTAGCTTTCAGGTCTTCAGTTTTTCCGATTTCCTTAATAACCTTTCCATCTATTAAAACTGCACCATTTTCAATATACGGATTATTTTCGTCACGTGTAAAAACTCTTCCGTTACCTATTAAAATCATTTCTACCTCCTATAAACTCATTATATAATATGAGTAGTCTTTTAGTATTGTATTTAGCACTTCATTCATTTCATTAGAAATCTGACCGTCACCTAATGTATGGCTTATTACACTTCCGTCTTCTTTTCTTACTTTGAATGTATCATTTCCAAGCGGAAGGAATCCTTTATTAGTGCTGTCTACGAAATCCTCTTCTGTCCAGAATACAGTTATTTTGTCTTTATAAGGATTTCCTGTATGAGGACAGAAAACACCACAGTTTCCGCATTCGTTACACATTCCGTCTAAGTGAACTATCTGATGTTTCTGGTTAAACGGCCCGTTATTTATTCTTACCATTACATTTGCTCTGTTAGGACATACATCACAGCAAAGTTCGCATACCTGGTCACAAGTCAGACAACGTGCACCGTCTTCTTTAGTTTTTGTATTTGCTCTTAGTATTCCTTTTCTTTCATATAATATTTCTTCTTTCTGAACTACATTATATCTTTCAAAATCAACTGTTAATCCTGCTTTATCCAGAATATCCTTCGCTATTACCTTAGCATCCGCTATAGCTTTTACTATTGTAGATGTACCTGATTTACAGTCTCCTGCTATATAAACATTAGCAGAGCTTGATTCATTGAACTGGTTAATATTTACATAACCTCTGTCATTTAATTTCAAATTATTTTTTTCAAATAATTCGGTATCTACTCTGGCACCTACAGCACTTACCACTGTATCAAATTCCAGCGTTTTCATCTGTCCTGTACCTTTTATTCCTCTTCTTCCAGACTCATCTATATCTGATAGTTCCATAACTTCACATACAAGATTTTTGCCGTCATAAGACACTGGTGATAATAATTCCTGGAATATTACACCGTCACCCAGAGCCTGTTCTTTTTCTTCAGGTTCTGCCGGCATAAATTCTCTTGTTCTTCTGTATACTATAGATACGCTTTCTACTCCCGGAGCTCTCTTGGCTGTTCTTGAACAATCCATTGCTACGTCTCCGCCGCCGAGTACAGCTACTTTTTTACCTAAAGATATGTTGATATCGTTCTTTTTGGCATCTTCAAGGAATTCAAGTGCATCACGCAGATTTTCTCCGCCTTCTTTTACAGGAATTATTCCTTCTTTCCAAGCACCTGTAGCCACTACTACAAAGTCATATTCCTTTTTCAGTTCTTCTACATCATAATTTTCATTTACATTATAAATAAAGTTTACTCCTGCATTTACTGCAAGCTGATAATCTCTGTTTATCATTTCTGATGAAATTCTGAATTCAGGTATTATATATTCCACAATTCCATAAGGGCGGTCTCTTTTTTCCAATACAGTAACATCCATTCCGTTTCTTCTTAAAAAGAATGAAATAGCCACTCCTGCCGGCCCTGCCCCTATTACCACTGCTTTTTTCTTAGTTACTATATTTGCTTTTTTCATATTTGCCAGATACTTATCCTGTGCATTTAAAACTGCTATCTTTTTGGCATTTCTTATTTCAAGCGGAGAATCATAGTCAAGTCTTGTACATTTATGCTGACACTGATGGTCACATATTGTACCTGTAACAGCAGGTGATGCATTATCATTTACTATTACTTTAAACGCCTCTTCAAAGTTCCCTTCGCTTACCAGCTTTAAATACTCGGGTATCTGCTGTTCTATAGGACATCCTCCGTCTTTACAAGGTGCTTTTGCACAGTCGTATAACGGAAGAATTGATTTTGTTTTTCTTGACCCTACAGGTCTTGCACTTTTTACATGATATTTATTTATAGTCACACTTTCTGCAAGATGTTTCAGGCTTTCAAGGTCTATACCGTGGAATTTTCCTGCAAGTAACGGCTCTATTGTTTCTGCAAGCTGCGTAGTTCTTTCATATCCACCCGGCTTTAGAATAGTAGTCGCTATAGTTATAGGCTGTATTCCTGTTTTTATAATCTCTTCTATATTGAAGAAATCTGCTCCTCCAGAGAATGATATAGGAAGAAGCCCTTTGAATTCCTGTGATAATTTATCAGCCAGACTTATAGTAAGCGGAAATAATGATCTCCCTGACATGTACATTTCTTCTCCCGGAAGCTCTTTTCTTGCTATTCTTACAGGGAATGTATTAGTCAGCTTAACACCGAATTCAAGACCAAGTTCTTTTGAGAATGCAATAAGACGAGTAAGCATTGCTATAGCATCTCCGTACTGCAGGTCATTTTTGAAATGGTGGTCATCAAATGAAATATAGTCATATCCCATTTTATCCAGAATCCCTCTTGCGAATTCATATCCCAGAAGTGTAGGGTTACACTTTATGAAAGTATGCAGTTTCTTCTCTTCCAGAAGATATCTTGCTATTCTTTCTATTTCAGCAGGCGGACATCCGTGTAATGTTGATAAACATATTGAAGGACAAACGCTTGATGAAATATTCTCTACATCTTCTTTTGTAAGTCTTTGAAATTTATCTAGATTATTTAATAAATATTCTTTACATTCTTTCCATATTTCTGTAGTAGAAGCGTCTTTCAGACCTTCTATAAAAGCATCAATTTTAGGTGATTTTATACCGTCAAGGTCATATCCCACACTCATATTGAAAGCAAAATCTCTTTTATCGCTGATTCCCAGCTCTTTTCCTACCACATGAAGTGCAAACCATGCTTTTATATATTCATTATAAGCTTCTGGAACAGTAAGCTCTGTAGACCATTCCACGTTATAACATTCATCTTCGGCATTTATACAAGGTTTTGCCACACACTTTCTCAGGTCTTCACCATCCATCTGCTGAACTGTTTTCAATTCCACAAAACGGGATCCAGTCAGATATGCTGCTACTATATTCTGTGCAAGCTGTGAATTCGGCCCTGCTGCGGGTCCTATGGGAGTGCTTAGCTTGTCGCCGAACATTACTATGTTTGTTCCGCTTTTGTTTTTATAAAATTTATCTTTTCTTACTCCAAAAACTGTTCCCTGTTCTTCATATTCCTGAAAAATCCATTCTACCATTGTACCAAACGGGATTAATCTCATTAAATCACTCATTCTCTTTATCCTCCAACATTTTTTATTTATCTTCTTACAAAAATCTATAAACTTTAATAAGCTGTCCTAAATTCAGATATTAATACATCAAGCCTTTTACGGCAATCAGACATAAAAAACCGAACTTTCAGGATGCCTGTTTATTTCTGTATTTCTATTGCTCTTCTTTTTTCTCTCCTACTCCGTTAAACAAAAGATTCAGCAATATTGCACTTAAACTTCCTGTTGTTATTCCGCTGTGGAAAAGTGTCCCTACCCATTCAGGGAAATTATCGTAAAATCCCGGTACTGCTACAGGAATCAAAGCCAGTCCTATACTCACGGCTACTATCATCCCGTTTTTTGTTCCGTCGAATTTTACTTTAGACAAAGATTTTATTCCATTTGCAGCTACCATTCCAAATAGTACAAATCCTGCTCCGCCTAGTACAGGATACGGTACAGAAGCTATTACTCCCGCCATCTTAGGCAAAAGACCTAACATAACAAGCATAACCCCTGAAACTGCTACTACGTAACGGCTTTTTATACCTGTAAGACTTAATAATCCTATATTTTGTGAAAAGGCAGTATACGGAAATGTATTAAAAACAGAAGCTATCATTGTAGCAAAACCATCAGTTCTCAATGATCTTGTCAAATTTTTATCATCCAGTTTTCTTCCGCTTATTTTATGAACAGCTATAATGTTTCCCGTTGCTTCGGTCATAGTTACCAGCATTACCAGAAGCAGAGAAATAATAGCAGTAATTTCAAAACGGGGAAGCCCGAAATGAAAAGGTGTTACAAATCCCAGCATTTTTGCTTCTTTTACCAGAGTAAAATCTACCATTCCAAATGCATAGGCTGCCAATGTTCCCGTTAATAAACCAAAAAGTATGGCAAGGTTACCCAGATTCCCCTTTAAGAACTTATTTAGAAGCAGTATTAAAATCAATGTCCCCAAAGCCAGAAAAACATTTGCCATGCTGGCAAAATTAGGAAGCTGCGGGTTATTCCCTGCTGACCATCTAATAGCCACCGGTAGTAAAGACACTCCTATTATTGTAACTACTGTTCCTGTTACTACTTCAGGAAAGAATTTCAGAAATTTCCCGAAAAAAGGAGCTACCAGAAATACAAACAGTCCGGCTATAAGAACAGCACCGAAAATCGTGGTAAGTGCCGTATAAGGATCTCCCTTATATGTTCCCGCAATCGCTACCATAGCATTTACAGATGCGAAACTTGTTCCTTCTATCATTGGTATCTTCCCTCCGATGAATTTACCTATACCGAGGGATTGTGTAAGAGTAGCTATACCAGCTATTAATAAATCTGCATTTATAAGAAATAAAATCTCGCTTTGTGAAAGTCCGGCTGCATTTCCCACTATTAATGGTACTGCCACTGCTCCGGCACACATCGCAAGTACATGTTGCAGTGCAAATGCCAGTGTCTTTCCTAACGGAAGTTTTTCATCCACAGGCGCTATTGTGTTTTCAGCCTCATAATTTACAGTCTTGACTTTTGCTTGATCAAATGAATTATCCATTGTTTTTTCGTTATCCATATATCTCCTATCCAAATAGTCCGCTATTATTATGTTTTGTGCATCTTTTCAATATTGTTTTGTCTAATAATACCAACTTTTATATTTTATTTTCTTTACTTTATTAATATATATTTGGTTTAAATAATCAGTAGAAATAATAATAACAAACTAAAGACGAAGATATTCAGAAACAACTACTGTTATCCGATCAGATTATTTTTTTAACAATCTAACCAAATGTGGTACAGCTGCTTTGACATTTTTATTATGAAAAACATAACAATACCTGTCAAAATATTAATACTCTGTCTCATATACGCCCTGATGTGCAGCATTCCGAGACAAATGCAAATACTTAATTTTTATTTGCCAGTATTTCCTCTCTTCTTCTTTCCACTAATTGTGATGCATGGCTGTGAGCTTTTATTGCAGTTTCCCGCGTATTTATAGTTAAGACTATACCATTTTTTACTACTACTTTCCCATTGACTATTGTCATATCGACCAGACTGCTGTTTCCGCAGCATACCAATGAAGTCAGCGGATTATGGCATCCCGCATACGCTATATCAGACAGATCATATACGACAATGTCTGCTGCCTTATCTACTTCAAGTGTTCCTATATCATTTCTTCCTAATACCCTTGCTCCGCCTTTTGTTGCAATTTTCAATATTTCATATGCATTTAAACCGTTTACTCCGTATTTCAAATGATTCAGCAGGTACGCTCTTCTAACTTCTTCCCACATATTTGATCCGTCGTTAGAAGCACTTCCGTCCACTGCTATTCCAATATTTACTCCTGCTCTAAATAATTCTGTTGTTCTGCATATCCCGCTGTTTAATTTCATATTTGAACTTGGACAGTGAGCTATTCCGCTTCCTTTTAATCTTTTTAATTCATCATCATTAAAATATATTCCATGGGCGAACCATACATCAGGTCCGATCCATCCGGTATCTTCCATTAATTCTACCGGTCTCATTCCGTATACTGAAATACAAAATTCTTCTTCATCCATAGTTTCAGCCAGATGTGTATGTAGCATTACTCCTTTTTTTCTGGCTAATTCAGCCGAACTTTTCATTAGACTTTTTGTAACCGAAAATGGTGAACATGGGGCTAACGCCACTCTTTTCATTGCATAATCTTTAGAATCATGAAACTTATCTATTAATCTTTCCGAATCCAACAGTATTTCTTCTTCATTCTGAACCACACTGTCAGGCGGCAGTCCTCCCTGTTCCTTTCCACGCGACATAGAACCTCTTGTTGCATGAAATCTTATTCCTATTTCTTCTGATGCTCTGAACTGTTCGTCTATTAATGTACTTTTACTAGTATTTGGAAATACATAGTGGTGATCCATTGTTGTAGTACACCCTGTTTTTAGTAATTCTGAAAATCCTACCATGGAACCGTAATATACAGTTTCCTCGTTCAGATATTTCCAAAATTCATACAGCCCTTCCAACCATGGAAAAAGAGGCATTTCCTGCACCTCGTCTATTCCCCTGAACATAGTCTGGTATAAATGATGGTGAGTATTTACAAAACCCGGAAGAACTACTTTTCCAGTTGCGTCAATTACTTCAGTATCACCTTCTCCATCCGTATGGATGTCTTTTTCTATTTTTATTATCTTGTTTCCTTCAACAAGAATATCATAATTTCTCAAAATTTCATCTTTATCATTAAAAGTTACCAGATAATCAACATTTTTCAACAGTAATTTTGACATGGGCTTCTCCTCCAAATTTAGTTTAGAAATTAAGAAGACCTCAATTTTAGTTTTTATAAATCCTTATGTACGGTATTTCTTCCCCCGTGAAGAACAGAATCGAAACAGACAGCCCTTTTTCATCAAAGTCTGACTGTTTCGCTTTCTGACATGCTATATAATTCTACCCCGAAACTGATCAAAATCAAATCGGTTTATTCCTAAAATATTACACTTT
This genomic window contains:
- a CDS encoding 8-oxoguanine deaminase encodes the protein MSKLLLKNVDYLVTFNDKDEILRNYDILVEGNKIIKIEKDIHTDGEGDTEVIDATGKVVLPGFVNTHHHLYQTMFRGIDEVQEMPLFPWLEGLYEFWKYLNEETVYYGSMVGFSELLKTGCTTTMDHHYVFPNTSKSTLIDEQFRASEEIGIRFHATRGSMSRGKEQGGLPPDSVVQNEEEILLDSERLIDKFHDSKDYAMKRVALAPCSPFSVTKSLMKSSAELARKKGVMLHTHLAETMDEEEFCISVYGMRPVELMEDTGWIGPDVWFAHGIYFNDDELKRLKGSGIAHCPSSNMKLNSGICRTTELFRAGVNIGIAVDGSASNDGSNMWEEVRRAYLLNHLKYGVNGLNAYEILKIATKGGARVLGRNDIGTLEVDKAADIVVYDLSDIAYAGCHNPLTSLVCCGNSSLVDMTIVNGKVVVKNGIVLTINTRETAIKAHSHASQLVERRREEILANKN